A genome region from Halorussus pelagicus includes the following:
- a CDS encoding NAD(P)/FAD-dependent oxidoreductase: MNVAIVGGGIVGLASAYYLAERGADVTVYEKGSLGSGSTERSVGGIRAQFSTPVNVELSLASMAVWEAFANEFGTDIAYRRPGYLFAAREEATARAFEEQVAMQNDLGVPSELLAPEEATDHCPGLRAEEFVAATYSPTDGFADPHLALQGFAEAARESGAEIRTRTAVTEIHREGEANDAEVTGLTVKGSERRDADFVVNAAGPWARRVAAMAGVEIPVAPERRQIAVVDPETPVPEDVPLTIDLDTGSHFRPEREGKALVGGHFGGDSEERRSSESASGKTATGEDPEADPEQDPDGFDRKIDLDWAVEAVERASDCATYFGPDSEIRRGWAGLYAVTPDHHPIVEETRPGLVNAVGFSGHGFQHAPATGQLVAELVLDGEASLVDISALGSDRFERETLLEERNVA; encoded by the coding sequence ATGAACGTCGCTATCGTGGGCGGTGGTATTGTTGGTCTCGCTAGCGCGTACTATCTCGCCGAGCGCGGGGCAGACGTGACCGTCTACGAGAAAGGGTCGCTCGGAAGCGGTAGCACCGAGCGGTCGGTCGGCGGCATCCGCGCGCAGTTCTCGACGCCGGTCAACGTCGAGTTATCGCTGGCGAGCATGGCGGTCTGGGAGGCGTTCGCCAACGAGTTCGGCACCGACATCGCCTACCGGCGGCCGGGCTATCTCTTCGCGGCCCGCGAGGAGGCGACCGCTCGCGCGTTCGAGGAACAGGTCGCCATGCAGAACGACCTCGGGGTGCCAAGCGAACTGCTGGCTCCCGAGGAGGCGACCGACCACTGTCCCGGTCTCCGCGCCGAGGAGTTCGTCGCGGCGACCTACTCGCCGACCGACGGATTCGCCGACCCGCACCTCGCGCTACAGGGGTTCGCCGAGGCCGCCCGCGAGTCGGGCGCGGAGATTCGGACGCGGACCGCCGTCACAGAGATTCACCGCGAGGGCGAGGCGAACGATGCGGAAGTGACCGGTCTCACTGTCAAGGGAAGTGAGCGCCGCGACGCCGACTTCGTGGTCAACGCCGCCGGACCGTGGGCGCGCCGAGTCGCCGCGATGGCGGGCGTCGAGATTCCGGTCGCGCCCGAGCGCCGTCAGATAGCCGTCGTGGACCCCGAAACGCCGGTCCCCGAGGACGTACCGCTGACCATCGACCTCGATACCGGGTCGCACTTCCGGCCCGAGCGCGAGGGGAAGGCGCTCGTCGGCGGCCACTTCGGGGGCGACAGCGAGGAACGTCGTTCCTCGGAAAGCGCAAGCGGTAAAACTGCGACTGGCGAGGACCCGGAGGCCGACCCGGAGCAGGACCCCGACGGATTCGACCGGAAGATAGACCTCGACTGGGCGGTCGAGGCCGTCGAGCGCGCGAGCGACTGCGCGACCTACTTCGGGCCGGACTCCGAGATTCGCCGCGGGTGGGCGGGTCTCTACGCGGTCACGCCCGACCACCACCCCATCGTGGAGGAGACGCGACCGGGGTTGGTCAACGCCGTCGGCTTCTCGGGCCACGGGTTCCAGCACGCGCCCGCGACGGGGCAACTCGTCGCGGAACTCGTCCTCGACGGCGAAGCGTCGCTGGTGGACATCTCGGCGTTGGGGAGCGACCGGTTCGAGCGCGAGACGTTACTCGAAGAGCGAAACGTCGCGTGA
- a CDS encoding RNA-guided endonuclease InsQ/TnpB family protein, translating into MNYNYRYRLRPSDALAEQLAWTVDTCRQVYNHFLHRLNRTDDTSAYSEQKRLPDLKRWWNDLKSVHSKVLQKVVQRVYDNLSTLRGRKENGYRVGTLKWKAPGEYRSFTYSQSGFKLKNTSGRTTLWLSKLGEIPLTFHRDLPDDAEIKTVTVKQKPTGKWYAIFGIETPDDPPEKPETPERCVGIDVGILTYAHDTDGTAVESLDLSDERERLEHAQRDLSRKEHRSNNWEEQRKIVAERHADLKHKRRDFLHKLSNHYAREYDLVAVEDLDAAGLVELPGNSRNRAGAAWGTFLRMLEYKCEREGTRFVAVNPRGTTKECASCGVSTDKPLWVREHSCPACGFEADRDANAAWNIRSRGITKRLGAGRSEVTPVETALPVDTPVSAKRVLETGSPTLKREPSGER; encoded by the coding sequence GTGAACTACAACTACAGGTATCGGCTCCGACCGTCCGACGCCCTCGCAGAGCAGTTAGCGTGGACTGTCGATACCTGTAGACAGGTCTACAACCACTTTCTACACCGTCTCAACCGCACCGACGACACCTCGGCGTACTCCGAGCAAAAGCGGCTTCCCGATCTTAAGAGGTGGTGGAACGACCTGAAAAGCGTTCACTCGAAAGTTCTTCAGAAAGTTGTTCAGCGGGTGTACGACAATCTATCGACACTTCGCGGTCGCAAAGAGAACGGCTACCGCGTCGGGACGCTCAAGTGGAAAGCACCGGGCGAGTACCGCAGTTTCACCTACAGTCAATCCGGCTTCAAGCTCAAGAACACGAGCGGTCGGACAACACTGTGGCTCTCGAAACTCGGTGAAATCCCGCTCACCTTCCACCGTGACCTGCCCGACGACGCTGAGATTAAGACCGTCACGGTCAAGCAGAAACCGACCGGGAAATGGTACGCCATCTTCGGCATCGAAACTCCCGACGACCCGCCGGAGAAACCAGAGACGCCGGAGCGGTGCGTCGGTATCGACGTGGGGATTCTCACGTACGCCCACGACACCGACGGTACGGCGGTTGAATCGCTTGACCTGTCCGACGAACGCGAGCGGTTGGAACACGCACAACGTGATCTTTCGCGCAAAGAACATAGGTCGAACAACTGGGAGGAACAGCGGAAAATCGTGGCCGAACGTCACGCCGACCTCAAGCACAAGCGCCGCGACTTCTTGCACAAATTGTCGAACCACTACGCCCGCGAGTACGACCTCGTGGCCGTCGAGGACTTGGATGCCGCCGGGTTGGTCGAACTGCCGGGCAACTCCCGAAACCGCGCTGGCGCGGCGTGGGGAACGTTCCTGCGGATGCTCGAGTACAAATGCGAACGCGAAGGAACGCGCTTCGTCGCGGTGAATCCAAGAGGGACGACCAAAGAGTGCGCGTCCTGCGGCGTTTCGACGGACAAGCCGCTGTGGGTGCGCGAACACTCCTGTCCTGCCTGCGGGTTTGAGGCGGACAGGGACGCGAACGCGGCGTGGAACATCCGTTCTCGCGGTATCACGAAGCGGTTAGGAGCGGGACGCTCCGAAGTAACGCCTGTGGAGACTGCGCTCCCTGTGGATACGCCTGTATCTGCAAAGCGCGTCCTCGAAACAGGAAGCCCCACCCTCAAGCGCGAGCCGTCAGGCGAGCGATAG
- a CDS encoding alpha,alpha-trehalose-phosphate synthase (UDP-forming), translating into MNSNETGATAESAAETVANLCEERELVVVSNREPYSHGREGGEITVDRPAGGLTAALDPVMQAAAGTWVAWGDGDADREAVGPDDAVAVPPEDPAYDLRRVWLTDEQVEGYYRGYSNQVLWPLCHLDTAKMTPREKFWRRYRETNADFADAILDSTDGAESAPVVWFQDYHLALVPRAVREERPEAFLTHFWHIPWPSWDVFRACPQYETLLDGLLANDLVGFHTDAYCRNFLDCVDAATDARVDRSSRSVSYRDHRTFVRSFPLGIDAARQADLAESDAADEWWTKFRDERGIAPKETVAVGVERLDYTKGIEQRLDALERFWEDNPEWRGELTYVQKGTESRSGIPAYDALQDRVADAVEGINDRFGTEEWTPVVYTTDHLPEEGIAALYREADLGLVTPVRDGMNLVAKEFAAAQTRDPGVLVLSELAGATEQLGEESVLVHPYDTAGFTERIGEALSLSRTERRRRAADLQRAVHAEDVYDWLESTFETAAAIERGRRSVRTAGPQPTDD; encoded by the coding sequence ATGAACTCGAACGAGACAGGGGCGACAGCCGAATCGGCCGCCGAGACAGTTGCGAACCTCTGTGAGGAGCGCGAACTCGTGGTGGTATCGAACCGCGAACCGTACAGCCACGGCCGCGAGGGCGGCGAAATCACCGTTGACCGACCGGCGGGCGGTCTCACCGCCGCGCTCGACCCCGTGATGCAGGCCGCCGCGGGAACGTGGGTCGCGTGGGGCGACGGCGACGCCGACCGAGAGGCGGTCGGCCCTGACGACGCCGTGGCGGTCCCACCGGAAGACCCCGCCTACGACCTCCGAAGGGTCTGGTTGACCGACGAGCAGGTCGAGGGCTACTACCGGGGGTACAGCAATCAGGTCCTTTGGCCGCTGTGTCACCTCGACACGGCGAAGATGACCCCCCGCGAGAAGTTCTGGCGACGGTACCGCGAGACCAATGCCGACTTCGCCGATGCGATTCTGGATTCGACGGACGGCGCGGAGAGCGCGCCCGTGGTGTGGTTTCAGGACTATCACCTTGCGCTGGTCCCGCGGGCGGTCCGCGAGGAGCGCCCCGAAGCGTTCCTCACGCACTTCTGGCACATCCCGTGGCCCTCGTGGGACGTGTTCCGGGCTTGTCCGCAGTACGAGACCCTGCTGGACGGTCTGCTCGCAAACGACCTCGTGGGCTTTCACACCGACGCGTACTGTCGGAACTTCCTCGACTGCGTGGACGCCGCGACCGACGCCCGCGTGGACCGCTCCAGCAGGAGCGTCTCCTACCGGGACCACCGCACGTTCGTCCGGTCGTTCCCGCTGGGCATCGATGCCGCCCGACAGGCCGACCTCGCCGAGAGCGACGCCGCCGACGAATGGTGGACGAAGTTCCGCGACGAGCGGGGAATCGCCCCGAAGGAGACCGTCGCGGTCGGCGTCGAGCGCCTCGACTACACCAAGGGCATCGAACAGCGCCTCGACGCCCTCGAACGCTTCTGGGAGGACAACCCCGAGTGGCGCGGCGAGTTGACCTACGTCCAGAAGGGGACCGAGAGCAGGTCTGGCATCCCGGCCTACGACGCGCTACAGGACCGGGTGGCCGACGCCGTCGAGGGTATCAACGACCGCTTCGGCACTGAGGAGTGGACGCCGGTGGTCTACACGACCGACCACCTGCCTGAGGAGGGTATCGCGGCGCTCTATCGGGAGGCCGACCTCGGTCTCGTGACGCCGGTTCGGGACGGGATGAACCTTGTCGCCAAGGAGTTCGCCGCGGCCCAGACCCGCGACCCCGGCGTCCTCGTCCTGAGCGAACTCGCGGGCGCGACCGAGCAGTTGGGCGAGGAGTCGGTTCTCGTCCATCCGTACGACACCGCCGGGTTCACCGAGCGAATCGGCGAGGCGCTGTCCCTGTCGCGGACCGAGCGCCGCAGGCGCGCCGCCGACCTCCAGCGCGCGGTCCACGCCGAGGACGTGTACGACTGGCTGGAATCGACCTTCGAGACCGCGGCCGCCATCGAGCGCGGCCGTCGCTCGGTCCGGACGGCCGGACCGCAACCAACCGACGACTGA
- the otsB gene encoding trehalose-phosphatase produces the protein MTNSADPEPDDAETTTDPNHEIPALLRENLYAVVEKLVDHDGLLVALDFDGTLAAIERRPEEAVIPDRTREAVAALADKPNVEVAVVSGRELADVRERVGLPDISYAGNHGLEIHADEYEVHPTARDAEETIARLSDRLSDELADVDGVIVENKGVTATVHHRLVNDEAVPVVENAVETLVAARDDVHLTTGKDVLELRPAVEWDKGEAVRELYSELVPDDERWLPVYVGDDTTDEAAFSLLGDRGLGVKVGDDPGTEAPYRVADPDSVRAILAWVSDYGVEFIGADHHRVPVGTA, from the coding sequence ATGACGAACTCCGCCGACCCAGAACCGGACGACGCCGAGACCACGACCGACCCGAACCACGAGATTCCGGCCCTGCTCCGCGAGAACCTCTACGCGGTGGTCGAGAAACTTGTGGACCACGATGGCCTGCTGGTCGCGCTCGACTTCGACGGCACGCTGGCCGCCATCGAGCGCCGCCCCGAGGAGGCTGTGATTCCCGACCGGACCCGCGAAGCAGTCGCGGCGCTGGCCGACAAGCCGAATGTCGAAGTCGCCGTCGTCAGCGGTCGGGAACTCGCCGACGTGCGCGAGCGCGTCGGCCTGCCGGACATCTCCTACGCCGGGAATCACGGTCTCGAAATCCACGCCGACGAGTACGAGGTCCATCCGACCGCCCGCGATGCCGAGGAGACCATCGCGCGCCTCTCGGACCGACTGTCCGACGAACTCGCCGACGTGGACGGCGTCATCGTCGAGAACAAGGGCGTGACCGCGACAGTCCACCATCGACTCGTGAACGACGAGGCGGTCCCGGTGGTCGAAAACGCCGTCGAGACGCTGGTGGCCGCCCGCGACGACGTGCACCTGACTACCGGCAAGGACGTGCTGGAACTCCGGCCCGCGGTCGAGTGGGACAAGGGCGAGGCGGTCCGGGAACTCTACAGCGAACTCGTCCCCGACGACGAGCGCTGGCTTCCCGTCTACGTCGGCGACGACACCACCGACGAGGCGGCGTTCAGTCTGCTGGGCGACCGCGGTCTCGGCGTCAAGGTCGGCGACGACCCCGGCACCGAGGCCCCCTATCGCGTCGCGGACCCCGATTCGGTCCGGGCGATTCTCGCGTGGGTGAGCGACTACGGCGTCGAGTTCATCGGAGCCGACCACCACCGCGTGCCGGTCGGTACCGCGTGA
- a CDS encoding ABC transporter ATP-binding protein, with product MSFIEDDDDPFEEQREQAENPMKRLFLEYGSENAFAFVTGVVASIFARVLNLLPPIILGVAIDALFSEGAASVPYPEALAGQVPLVSEDLAAVIAPAARTDQFWFSVAIVAGAFGFGAMFHWARNWGWNSFAQNIQHSVRTDTYDKMQRLNMDFFADKQTGEMMSILSNDVNRLERFLNDGMNSAFRLSVMVVAIAVILFSMNWQLALVAMVPVPLIALFTYKFVEIIQPKYADVRSAVGKVNSRLENNLGGIQVIKTSNTEGYESDRVEDVSNNYFDSNWGAIVTRIKFFPSLQVLSGLGFALTFIVGGLWVLNGEGPWFFTGNLSRGEFVVFILLTQRFIWPMAQFGSIINMYQRAYASSSRIFGLMDEPSRIREDPDAEDLVVDDGEVAYEDVSFGYDDEETIVDDISFDVEGGDTLALVGPTGAGKSTVLKLLLRMYDVDEGAIRIDDTDLRDVSLPSLRQAIGYVSQDTFMFYGTVKENIAYGTFDVDDEDIVEAAKAAEAHEFITNLPEGYDTEVGERGVKLSGGQRQRISIARAVLKDPEILVLDEATSDVDTETEMLIQRSLDDLTEDRTTFAIAHRLSTIKDADKIVVLEDGEIVERGSHDDLLGEDGLYAHLWGVQAGEIDELPEEFIQRAARRTASVETETDD from the coding sequence ATGAGTTTCATAGAGGACGACGACGACCCGTTCGAGGAACAACGGGAGCAGGCCGAGAATCCGATGAAACGGCTGTTCCTCGAATACGGCTCCGAAAACGCGTTCGCGTTCGTCACGGGCGTCGTGGCGAGTATCTTCGCCCGAGTGCTGAACTTGCTCCCGCCCATCATCCTCGGCGTCGCCATTGACGCCCTCTTCTCGGAAGGTGCCGCCAGCGTTCCGTATCCGGAGGCGCTCGCGGGGCAAGTCCCGCTGGTCTCAGAAGACCTCGCGGCGGTGATTGCGCCCGCGGCGAGGACCGACCAATTCTGGTTCTCCGTCGCTATCGTCGCGGGCGCGTTCGGTTTCGGTGCGATGTTCCACTGGGCGCGCAACTGGGGTTGGAACTCCTTCGCTCAGAACATCCAGCACTCGGTTCGGACTGACACGTACGACAAGATGCAGCGCCTGAACATGGACTTCTTCGCCGACAAGCAGACCGGCGAAATGATGTCCATCCTCTCGAACGACGTGAACCGACTGGAGCGGTTCCTCAACGACGGGATGAACTCGGCGTTCCGTCTGTCGGTGATGGTCGTCGCCATCGCGGTTATCCTGTTCAGCATGAACTGGCAACTCGCGCTGGTGGCGATGGTTCCGGTGCCGCTCATCGCGCTGTTCACCTACAAGTTCGTCGAGATAATTCAGCCCAAATACGCCGACGTGCGCTCGGCAGTTGGGAAGGTCAACTCCCGACTGGAGAACAACCTCGGCGGGATTCAGGTCATCAAGACGAGCAACACCGAGGGCTACGAGTCAGACCGCGTCGAGGACGTGTCGAACAACTACTTCGACTCGAACTGGGGCGCTATCGTCACCCGCATCAAGTTCTTCCCGTCACTACAGGTCCTTTCGGGTCTCGGCTTCGCGCTGACGTTCATCGTCGGGGGCCTGTGGGTCCTCAACGGCGAGGGACCGTGGTTCTTCACGGGCAACCTCAGCCGCGGTGAGTTTGTCGTGTTCATCCTGCTGACTCAGCGGTTCATCTGGCCGATGGCGCAGTTCGGCTCCATCATCAACATGTACCAGCGCGCGTACGCGTCCAGTTCCCGAATCTTCGGGCTGATGGACGAACCGAGCCGAATTCGGGAGGACCCCGACGCCGAGGACCTCGTGGTCGATGACGGCGAAGTCGCCTACGAGGACGTGAGCTTCGGCTACGACGACGAGGAGACCATCGTGGACGACATCAGCTTCGACGTTGAGGGCGGCGACACCCTCGCGCTGGTCGGTCCCACGGGCGCGGGCAAGTCCACGGTCCTGAAGCTCCTGCTCCGGATGTACGACGTGGACGAGGGTGCCATCCGCATCGACGACACCGACCTCCGAGACGTGAGTCTGCCGAGCCTTCGGCAGGCAATCGGCTACGTCAGCCAAGACACGTTCATGTTCTACGGGACTGTCAAGGAGAACATCGCCTACGGTACCTTCGACGTGGACGACGAGGACATCGTGGAGGCCGCGAAGGCCGCCGAGGCCCACGAATTCATCACGAACCTGCCGGAGGGCTACGACACCGAGGTCGGCGAGCGCGGCGTCAAACTCTCGGGCGGCCAGCGCCAGCGCATCTCCATCGCCCGCGCGGTGCTGAAAGACCCCGAAATCCTCGTGCTGGACGAGGCGACAAGCGACGTGGACACCGAGACCGAGATGCTCATCCAGCGGAGCCTGGACGACCTCACGGAGGACCGGACCACGTTCGCCATCGCGCATCGACTCTCTACCATCAAGGACGCCGACAAAATCGTCGTCCTCGAAGACGGCGAAATCGTCGAGCGCGGGAGCCACGACGACCTGCTCGGCGAGGACGGTCTCTACGCCCACCTCTGGGGCGTGCAGGCGGGAGAGATAGACGAGTTGCCCGAAGAGTTCATCCAACGCGCGGCTCGCCGGACCGCCAGCGTCGAGACCGAGACCGACGACTGA
- a CDS encoding DUF7538 family protein, translating to MDERVEALAEQDGWQAEEFAARVHYQGGTDYYSIEFYAPSECVVYWKVKGDGETAVPVGRDTVPNPLRDRIRQDLAQADVNPDIESRSL from the coding sequence ATGGACGAACGAGTCGAGGCACTGGCCGAACAGGACGGCTGGCAGGCCGAGGAGTTCGCCGCCCGCGTCCACTATCAGGGCGGGACCGACTACTACAGCATCGAGTTCTACGCCCCCAGCGAGTGCGTCGTCTACTGGAAGGTGAAAGGCGACGGCGAGACGGCGGTGCCGGTCGGCCGCGACACCGTCCCCAACCCCCTGCGCGACCGCATCCGGCAGGACTTGGCCCAAGCGGACGTGAACCCCGACATCGAATCGCGGTCGCTGTAA
- a CDS encoding outer membrane protein assembly factor BamB family protein, giving the protein MNRRHVLATFGSAGLAGCTSGLPSIRSPKRESSPTEPLPGEDGEEWAQFGRTAAHLGRNVDVSVENPDVRWQATLPAGVTPPAIVGDTVFVSGGVPEKGDSDYASGGVYAFDRETGEQRWKTTLPALGGGFAGCPPTIYEGSVYVGDAGDHSMYALDARTGRKRWHLDLGGSINEPIAAADDRLCFVRQEAIVAVDTQGEKRWRYTKDGHVFLAEPAIADGTAYVGSVYDEADQSESEDDTSSLLAAVEVETGDEIWADQHGENFHSLAVDGDTLFACDTRAVYAIDAATGNRRWRRVMEDFGLGELAVGEDAVFVSDGQTLRAFSRADANERWQFEIEEGYLRTTPVVVNGAVVATTEHPQQPSTDVTTYALDATTGNPRWTYQQPGNMGYAAGAVGDALYLPAYRSDGEAGATLTVLESGE; this is encoded by the coding sequence ATGAATCGTAGACATGTCCTCGCAACTTTCGGCAGTGCTGGCCTCGCTGGCTGTACGTCCGGTCTCCCCTCCATTCGCTCTCCGAAACGTGAGTCGTCGCCGACAGAGCCGTTACCCGGTGAAGACGGCGAGGAATGGGCACAGTTCGGACGAACTGCCGCTCATCTCGGTCGGAATGTGGACGTCAGCGTCGAGAACCCGGACGTGCGCTGGCAGGCGACGCTCCCCGCAGGTGTCACGCCCCCCGCAATCGTCGGCGACACGGTGTTCGTCAGCGGTGGCGTTCCCGAGAAAGGAGACTCCGACTACGCGTCCGGAGGCGTCTACGCCTTCGACCGAGAGACCGGAGAACAGCGCTGGAAGACAACGTTGCCCGCGCTCGGCGGTGGATTCGCTGGCTGTCCGCCGACGATTTACGAGGGGTCGGTCTACGTCGGCGACGCCGGTGACCACTCCATGTACGCGCTCGACGCTCGGACCGGCCGGAAGCGGTGGCATCTCGATCTCGGCGGGTCGATTAACGAACCGATTGCGGCCGCGGACGATCGTCTCTGTTTCGTCCGACAGGAGGCCATCGTCGCCGTCGATACCCAGGGTGAGAAACGCTGGCGCTACACCAAGGACGGCCACGTCTTCCTCGCGGAGCCAGCCATCGCCGACGGGACGGCGTACGTCGGGTCCGTCTACGACGAGGCCGACCAGAGCGAAAGCGAGGACGACACGTCGTCGCTCCTCGCGGCGGTCGAGGTCGAAACTGGGGACGAAATCTGGGCCGACCAGCACGGGGAGAACTTCCACAGTCTCGCCGTCGATGGAGATACGCTCTTCGCGTGCGACACGCGCGCGGTCTACGCCATCGACGCCGCGACGGGAAACCGACGCTGGCGGCGCGTGATGGAGGATTTCGGACTCGGCGAACTCGCCGTGGGCGAGGACGCGGTGTTCGTCTCCGACGGGCAGACGCTACGGGCGTTCTCGCGGGCGGACGCCAACGAGCGCTGGCAGTTCGAAATCGAGGAGGGATATCTGCGGACGACACCGGTCGTGGTCAATGGTGCGGTGGTGGCAACGACCGAACACCCCCAACAGCCTTCGACCGACGTGACGACGTACGCACTCGACGCGACGACTGGCAACCCGCGCTGGACGTACCAGCAACCGGGGAACATGGGGTACGCGGCCGGGGCCGTCGGGGACGCGCTCTACCTCCCGGCGTATCGGAGTGACGGCGAAGCAGGAGCGACGCTGACCGTCTTGGAGTCCGGAGAGTAA
- a CDS encoding Cdc6/Cdc18 family protein, with protein MGGLFSDVTDTIFLDKEVLEEEYQPDEILEREEEIDEYKAAFKDVLFGRNPSNVMLYGKAGVGKTAVTRYVLEELETETDQREEADDLYVHRHNCNGDTMFSAVRTLVNGLLPEGSAPFPKKGLSTADALEEFYSQLDRLGGTHLVVLDEIDHLQDANELLYELPRARANDYISKARIGVIGISNNYTFRQRLSAKVQDALKEEEISFSTYDANELRAILHDRAEKALSDESYSNSAIAKAAAVAGRDTGSARQAIDLLRKGAEIVEQNDEPMVEDDHIGLAREAVKRGRLQDKIEDQSLHARLVLEAVAQLDHVGETPARSKEIMKMYRRVAAKRAEEPLTTLKSIQNHLSDLYMLGFLLRREENEGRKGGSYHEYDLDMDPDVVFEVCDELDREEAV; from the coding sequence ATGGGCGGGCTGTTCAGCGACGTCACGGACACTATCTTCCTCGACAAGGAAGTCCTCGAAGAAGAGTACCAGCCGGACGAAATCCTCGAACGCGAGGAGGAGATCGATGAGTACAAAGCCGCGTTCAAGGACGTTCTGTTCGGTCGAAACCCCTCAAACGTCATGCTCTACGGAAAGGCTGGCGTCGGAAAGACGGCGGTCACGCGCTACGTCCTCGAAGAACTCGAAACGGAGACCGACCAGCGCGAGGAGGCCGACGACCTCTACGTCCACCGTCACAACTGCAACGGCGACACGATGTTCAGTGCCGTCCGAACCTTGGTCAACGGACTCCTCCCCGAGGGAAGCGCGCCGTTCCCGAAGAAGGGTCTCTCGACAGCAGATGCGCTCGAAGAGTTCTACAGCCAACTCGACCGCCTCGGCGGAACCCACTTGGTCGTCTTGGACGAAATCGACCACCTGCAGGACGCGAACGAACTGCTCTACGAACTCCCGCGCGCTCGCGCGAACGACTACATCTCCAAAGCCCGAATCGGCGTCATCGGCATCAGCAACAACTACACCTTCCGACAGCGCCTCTCAGCGAAAGTGCAGGACGCGCTGAAGGAAGAGGAAATCTCGTTCAGCACCTACGACGCCAACGAACTCCGGGCGATTCTCCACGACCGCGCCGAGAAGGCGCTCTCGGACGAGAGCTACTCGAACAGCGCCATCGCCAAGGCCGCCGCGGTTGCCGGACGCGACACCGGAAGCGCCCGGCAGGCCATCGATCTCCTCCGGAAGGGTGCGGAGATAGTCGAACAGAACGACGAACCGATGGTCGAGGACGACCACATCGGACTCGCGCGCGAGGCGGTCAAGCGCGGCCGTCTACAGGACAAAATCGAAGACCAGTCGCTTCACGCCCGACTCGTCCTCGAAGCGGTCGCGCAACTCGACCACGTCGGCGAGACGCCCGCCCGCTCGAAGGAGATAATGAAGATGTATCGCCGCGTGGCCGCCAAGCGCGCCGAGGAGCCGCTTACGACGCTCAAAAGCATTCAAAACCACCTCAGCGACCTCTACATGCTCGGGTTCCTGCTCCGCCGCGAGGAGAACGAGGGCCGGAAAGGCGGGTCGTACCACGAGTACGACCTCGATATGGACCCCGACGTGGTCTTCGAGGTCTGCGACGAACTCGACAGGGAAGAGGCGGTGTAG
- a CDS encoding ABC transporter permease, whose protein sequence is MSVQLLAWKEFTDSMRSRGLWVATAILTVVTSAAVFLPSVALNDVDPATLPQYMLAPVATFVTITALVTGYLAIAGERDTGSIRMLLGLPYTRRDVVVGKYLGRAVVVSVAILISYLVTSVVGFAVYGALPLGPYALLAVLTVVLGIAIVGIAVAISAASGNRNRAMSMAVGVFFVFELLWNIIAQGIYFVVTFGDLPGTTVPAWFVLVKRLSPTNAFKSAANLFLSNNATRVNVSQGQGATSGGSNVGPTLAERIGGEVPFYLDEWFSLIILACWVVLPIIVGYLQFKRADLG, encoded by the coding sequence ATGAGCGTCCAACTCCTCGCGTGGAAGGAGTTTACTGATTCGATGCGCTCTCGAGGGTTATGGGTCGCAACCGCAATTCTGACCGTCGTCACATCGGCAGCGGTCTTCCTCCCGAGCGTCGCCCTCAACGACGTAGACCCAGCGACTCTGCCACAGTACATGCTCGCACCGGTCGCCACGTTCGTTACAATCACTGCGCTCGTGACTGGCTATCTCGCTATCGCGGGCGAACGCGACACCGGAAGCATTCGGATGCTACTAGGCCTTCCGTACACTCGCCGCGATGTGGTGGTCGGCAAGTACCTCGGTCGGGCGGTGGTGGTTAGCGTTGCGATTCTCATCAGTTATCTCGTTACGTCCGTCGTCGGATTTGCGGTTTACGGGGCGTTACCGCTCGGTCCGTACGCCTTACTCGCGGTTCTCACGGTCGTACTCGGAATCGCCATCGTCGGAATCGCGGTGGCTATTTCTGCCGCATCCGGGAATCGGAACCGCGCGATGTCGATGGCGGTTGGCGTGTTCTTCGTCTTCGAGTTGCTGTGGAACATCATCGCGCAGGGAATCTACTTCGTCGTCACCTTCGGAGACCTTCCGGGAACGACTGTTCCCGCGTGGTTCGTCCTCGTCAAACGACTGAGTCCGACGAACGCATTCAAGAGCGCCGCAAACCTGTTTCTGTCGAACAATGCGACTCGCGTGAACGTCTCGCAGGGACAGGGTGCGACGAGCGGTGGAAGCAATGTCGGGCCGACGCTGGCCGAGCGAATCGGCGGCGAAGTGCCCTTCTACCTCGATGAGTGGTTTTCACTCATCATCCTGGCCTGCTGGGTCGTCCTTCCAATTATAGTGGGCTACCTTCAGTTCAAGCGAGCGGACCTCGGATAA